The DNA window aaaagttttaggaaGTATGCTGAATTTGGAATGAAacccaaacagaacagaaaaccaaaccaatccAGGTGTAGCTGAAAACACCACAAAATCAAACCAGAGAAAATTAATACAACCGAATCTGAAAGAGTGTCCCAACCAAAGTTAAGGTGAGGCCTCACACGGTCGGAAAGAGCAGTAACCTCAGAAAGGTTCACATTTCATCACTAAGCTAAGCCCACGATAAACAATCCTGCTAGTACCATCGTCTTCCTCAGTGGAGGAGAAAGGCCCTGAACCCGGAGGCAGAACCCTCTGTAACATCTACCGTTACCAGCACGGTCAGGTAACAAGAATCTATTCAAGGGAAAGAAACCACAGCCAAACCACCAAACCGCAAGTCCTGCTGAAGCAGGGAACGGGAAGATCCCTGGCTGGTAACATGCAAATTCTCCATTAAAAACCAGAAGGGAGAGACTCAAGAGAGAAGGATGCAGCGggacgggctgcaggtggaggtcAGCACTGGGCTATTGACTTCAGGCAACCAAAGGCATTTCTACAATGGCTGGTGACCCACGTCCAGTTTGTGAAGGGTGACAAGCGGTGGGTGCAGGCCATTCGGCAAATCCAAGAAAGGCAACTGGTAAGGGACTAGAAAGCTAAATTCGCTAGAGAAATAAAACAGTAACACCAGGATTACTCAGAAAACCGAACAAGGAATTCATCAGCACTGGTGGACATCAAGAGCGCCGCCTGATTTTCAAGAACGACGGAGAAAACCGTTAGACGAGTTCTGCCACCCCCTTCAGTAGAGTTGGTGGGACGCCTGTTCAGAGCTGCTGTGAAAGACAGACTCTGCCCAGTACTGACTGGCATTAGGGTAACTGTCGGATCCCCAgccctctcttccttcctctaaCCTACAATGGCAACGGCAGGGattgctgagcagggcagatGGTTTTCACGTGGTATGACAGCATGTGAGCGATTGAAAACGCCGAGTGGCTCGGAAAAGCAACGCATCTTAGACAAGCTGTTGAGACATCTCAGAAAGAGTTGCCCTCGGCTCTAATCTCCGAAGCGCTCTGCCTGTGACCCCTCACCAAGAGAAATGCGCAGAAGCACGCCCTGCTCCGGCTAATCAGATAAGAACTTCTCTATTTATCTGCAGCAGTAAGAATTAATCTCCAAAGAGACTACTATATTTAGCCAAGAATCTCTTAGGGGCTACTTCTTTTCTCACGTAGCTGAAAAAAAGCCCAGTCTGGCACAAACGTACGAGCCTGCTTTCCCCACACAGGAGCATGCACCTATGTGACCCACAAATGAGAACACGTTTCTTGAGAGAAACCTACAGATATTTGACAGCACATGAAAAACCATTCTTTGCCTCTACCCATTAGTagagaaagcaaaatatgaaatttcttctccctgttttgtCCTGAAAGGATGAGGTTTTTTCAGCGTTCTCATTCTTTCTCTTCACCTCTTTAATGAAAGATGATGGTCAGTTGGAAACCCACAGTCCTTCCAAAGTTCCCACACTTCCTTTAAAGTCCAAGGGAATTGGGAAGGGTGTTCAGTGACAAGCTCAAGTCACTCCTGACTATTCTGTGGCAGACAGCAGGGATCATAATTTATTTTCACTCCCTGTATATCACTGAGCACACCGACAATGCCTAAGTACCTGAATACAGAGCTGCCTCAAGATGCTGAAAATCCTTGGActtgtgtgcacgtgtgtgtctgtgtatgtaccTCCGTGCTCGTATCGGGAACACCTCAAACTCAGACTCAGAATTAACAATTCAGGCCAGCTGCCCCCACAGGGCAAGAACCTTTCCCCAAAAGCAGACTACAGTAGGTTGGATTtctgtttatttggtttttttcaggaagaaaaaagtgcaatGTCAccttagaataataataaaaaaaatcactgtcaaaGCCATCTTTGGATAAGCTGttctaacatttattttactCTGCTGCTAGGAAATAGTACCTCAGCTCAAGATTGAATTCATGCAACTTCAGCTTCCAGCCACAAGATTCTAATGAACTTTTCATTATCATCAGGTTTATATTCAGTTCAGTTTACAgtgacattttaaacatttttagaaattacaCATTTGCTGTATCCTTAGGCATGTTGCTTCAAGCAGAAGGGAACACCTCTTTGTTATTAGAAGAAAGCCCAGCACATGAGAAAGAACATACCTGCAAAATACATCACGAGAACCAGTTTCCCAAGGAGTCATTTCCCTTCCTCCCAACTTCATCTGCATACTGCAAACGAGCTCAGTTTTGAGCCTGTTCTGAACAGCATGCACCTCTCttataataaagatttttttcttcttcatgcagTTCACCTTGGTACAGAGAAATCCGAAATGCCTAGAAATCCAACTGATGTCATTTTAGtcacaaggaaatattttttaacattccAAAGACAACTATAAAAGCTGCAGAGGCAGTATACTGAGTGATCGTTAGTCCTAACTCCAACCCCAACTGATAAATAAGCAGTTAACAAATGCTTTACTAAGATAGCCTTTGAATCAAAATTGCAAGCTCGTATATTCAGTTTCTATGTAGAATTGGTGTCTTTGCTCTAGATTACCTGAATTAAGTTCAAATCAAAGATGGAAAATTTCAGCGAAATAAGAACTGAGCTTCAGAGGGACTGGAATTTTCAGACGAACAGagtaaagaataatttattttcccaGGAAACAACCACAGCTAAGATGCATAAACAGATCTGTTTAATTTACAATTAGGCTACTCTATTACACAACTGGTTTATGTAAGTTCTTCAAGCATGATGAAAAGCCTCTCCTGTTACCACACCAGGTTTTAACCTGATTACAAttaaaagatgaaattaaaaatatttttctagtagGCAGACACAGGTTTGCATTTTATAATAATTTGCTTGGTGTCATTAATCTACAAAGaatctttcttattaaaaaaagcgGGGAAGGGGACTTGCTAATACAACTCATATATTCTGCCGTGTTCTTCCTGGAAGCAAAGCTGCTGTTTAatgcatttcacaaaaaaaaaagataaattaaagcTACCTGTAGGGAAATTAATACCTGTTTACACCAGCCAAGAATTTCAACTTGGAGCTTGAATCAAGGTCGCAAAAGAACAAAGAAGTATGCGTGTTAGGAGGAGCAACGGTACCATAAAGGAGTCCGGTTTTGTAGACTCCAGCCTCCATCCCAGTAAAATTGTGGTTCCTGGGATCACAGATACCATTTGGAAAccttacattttcatttccattatttATCCTTAAGAGATAAAGATTAATAGCAAAATCTTACTAAACTAAGGAAAGACAGACAGGGTCAAAAGTGAGATTTTATTCATAGTTGTTACTTATTCACAATCCAAAGTATgataaaactgataaaaacaGCCTAGAATCATGTTAGTTTACATCACTAAATTCAattcacattttattaataaaatactgaaaggaaGATGACAACATTGCAGGTTCAGAAAAACAGGTTGGCTACTATGACTGAAAAATCAACACTATCTTAACTGGTCACAACTGATTGCTTGTTTAATGCTTCTTAtttaaaatgaacacaaattacaaaatttcaGACACACCCAACTTCTGTGCTCATAAAATATATCTTCTGTCATATCAAATTTCAGTAGATTGGAAAGAATTTTCTGCTGAGATACTTCATTTCAGCATGTATTAAAAGAATACCGAGAGTGCTCTCCCCACCTATACAGCGACGGAACACTGCAGTCCCAGTTGCACTTTTAGCCCACCCGTCCAAAGAATCCTTTTGGGAGCCACTGCGCAAGCACACCGTGATGATCAGAACAAACCGTCTCTCATACAGTGATGAAAACCACCATCCGGCTATGGCCTACATTCTGTCCTCTGTGGTGGACACACAGACCTCAGACTCCAGGACACAAAATAAAGCCGACTTCAGCCCTGTATTTTAAGGCAAAGACAAAACGAGCTCCAACTGAAACAGAGGTGAGTACCTTCAGCTGCCACCAGTTACCAAGAGCTGTAGATGCTCACCATTATGCAGAGATTGGTTGTACTTCATGGGATAAATTTTAACACCAACATCGAGGCAGCGTGTTACCACCCCACCATAAAAAACAGCCACCACAGTTTGAAAAATCATATGCAGATTAAACAGCAATGCAATTGCCAATAGTTTGCACATAAACATCGTGTTCTCAGGACTAAAACTGTTAATTGTGTAAACACAGGTTAGATAATtatcttccatttctctttttattttcctttttttaaattttttttttttttttttttttaagaacagacaGGGCCTCACAGAACAAAGGAGCTTTACCAAATGTTAGACCTGGAATTACACAGACTTCAGTTACAAAAATTAAAACTGTAATCTGGTAAGGAAAGAACTCTTCCCCTgctatgaatatatttttaaaagcctcattaggcaaagcagcagcctgactCTCAGtccagaagggagaagaaaacaaaaaaagccattttaatactgtactggagaaaaaaaaaaagaattatttttaaagaaaacagagacaGCCAAAGCAGACTGTATGGCAGCAACTGCTTCtaaggaaggagaaaacaagGGTATATATATGGCATAGTACCTAAACAGCCAGTAAAACTGCTTTAACTGCCAATGTTTTATCAATGGGATGTACTGGGAAAGAAATACATTCAAAGTAATAGTAGTTTTGAGTAAACATGCTACAGGAAACACAAAACAATCCGTCATGACTATACAGgtacaaaccaacaacaacaaaacttatTTACAAACATTTATACCGCCGGGCATAAAGAGCAAGTTTAATACTCGTGAAATGTATCTGATTGCTAGATCTGGACTGTTCCAATCTTTAGTAATAACAGAGTAACATTTCTACACTGCAATAACCATATGGCTTCACTCAGGTCTACCCTGAAGTCTTTGCATTTAGCTGATCTGTATGATAAAACTGAAAAGCTCTACAGGTATTTTAACTTTCATTTGTGACATGGATGTGCATCCGCTACCTACCTGAGACCCCCTCCAGCACTCTACCCAACAAGCAGCCAGCAGCCTAGAGCTGACACTGTTACAATCTTATCCAGTCTGCTCgcaaaatgttaattttggaTCAGGTGGATTCATCCTTCAAAGCATATATTTCATCATCTGCTacatttttaagataaaaagaaaatgatataAAATCAATTCtgtatgcaaaaaaacccctaagccCTAAGAAGTGATTAAAAATAGACTAAGGTGGGCATAATTAGTAACTAATAAAAAAGCTAAAAGTCATATTTATGGAACTCAACTCTTCACTCAGTCATACAGTTAACTGTCCTCAAAGACTAACAACCAGACCAATTCACAAGTATCCAAGTTGCTTAGATAATTAAAAGATTAAGATGTAAAGTCAAAAAATATATCTTATCCCTTCAAGATcaggaaagtaaaataaaatgctggtTCTGTAACAGTGCAACAACTGCAGCATATTTTGCACGCAGCACATGATTTGCTACATTTAGTGGCACTTAAGTATTATGCGGTAAATACTGAAAGTAAGACAAGTTTCTGATCTGCATAAGCATAATCACATCATTATTACCAGAGTTGCTAAGCTACAGCATTCTGAATAATACCAATTTTAGCACTTCGATCACTAGCCTTAATACATGTCGATGTCCTGCTTTACATCTTGCTAAGAAAGCGATCACTGAAGCCAAGTATTTAATGAACTTGCCACTGGGCTTGGACCAGGTTCAATCTGACCAATCGTTCTCATCAAACTCTGAATCATCATCTGAATCACTGTATTCCACAGCAATGCGTCTTGAAAGGATGGTTGCCACATCATTTCCAACAGGCTCTCGCTTTGCTTCTTGCTCACGTTGCTCCTGAACCTTTTTCAGCTGAATTCCTGTAGAGACAACTACTCTCAGACAAAGTTTTCTGCACAAGAGATTTTAAACTTCATATTGTTATTGGTGAGTTTTTTGTATTCTAACATATACTcaggaagaaggagggaaaaaaaaaaagaagaaaccattgAGTTAGCCTCCCTgagcaaggaagagaaaaagacaaaaaaggcagGTTGGAATATATTCTCAGAGGCTGAATACTTCCAGACTTCTAAAACTGCCGACAATGTTAAAACTAAATATTCAAGACTGCATAGGTCCTTTTGATCGGAAGATGAAAGTCTTCatatttgtatttgaaatacCATTACACCTACAGCTCCACGTAGTAAGCAAAGACAGGAACAGCCATTAGTCACTGGTTAAGTATCAGTGGGCTGAAGCCTGGTGTTGGATAACTCAGTTCTTCTGAACAGAAGCAAAAATCCATGTACATCTACTGGCTACTGTGCATAATGAACATGAGTACCATTTTCATTCGGTTATGTCCGCATAAACACCAGAACGTGTTTGACAAAGCTGTACATCTTTAGGCATTAGAAAAAGATCCAAAGTCAGGGTTGACAGATGTTAGCATAGGTGGGTGGTAGCTGAGGTTAACTAGGGTCTCGATGACATTCTGCCCAGCTGGGAACAGAAGCCATGAACTCAGATCACTGGAAAACACAGtgctttcattgaaaaaaaaaaaaaaaaaaaaaagagaaatatctaAAACTCAGCGTCCACTTACCCATTCGAATGGCAGCAAGAAGATCACTCCGTGCATCACTTACTGGTGGCTGCACAGGTTCATGACGTTTTGCCTCTGTAGCTGGAGCAGCGTGCattggggaggaagagagggatgAACCTGTAGCAGGagggcctggaggaggaggaggtgggccgggaggaggaggagcagtgaCAACAAGCCCACTAGAAGGAGGAGGATGAGTAGCTGCATATGTAGAGCCAGTCACCAGTCCAGAATGGGAAGGTGGCACGGGAAGCTGAAGGGGACTAACAAATGCAGTTTGTGCTGAAGGAATCatagggggaggaggaggagggggaggaccTGTAGGATTGTAATAATCCACCATCTGAGCTGGAAGCATCCtatataaaacagaagaaaaacatttaatgcaTTGAAAGTTAGGACTTACAGAATCATCACGCCTTAAACTGCTCTCATCCAACCTCAGCTAAGACACAAATCAAAAGGCATTTCAACCGCTGAGTTAAATATGCAAGCCATTATAAACATATGAATTGTCAAATATTGATAATACATTGACATTTAAGGCAGATGATGAAGTTAAAGGCAGTGTCCTTTCAGCACTCCACAAAGTGAGATTTTTATCTTAATACTCCTGCCTAGTTAAGTATAAAGCTTTATTTGTTACTAAACAACTACTCTGTGAGAATATTAAATACGATGCCTACGATGAAGAATGGACCAAGAAAGCCGCAGACTACACGTATCACTTCCATAGAAGACTGAGTGTTAGAACAAATATTAAGAGATAATAAAAGACATAGGCATGGAGGACAATGGAAAGTATGAATAGAAAGATTCACCCAAAGGTATATCATGCATCTCATGTGTTGCTTTTGTCAAGTTTatcaatttaaatattatttaattaaattgatACATTTGATTGATACTTTAAGGAGGAGGAACAGGGAAGAGctaatttttctgttaaagtgTCATTAAAAGaattctgaagcagaaaaaatggGAGTTAACGTAAGAGTTTTGAAGTAAAGAATTAGATATAGGAGACAGGAGTTGAAGGAAAGTTACTGATGACATTCAGTGATACATGTCAATGTATCAGAACTGCAATACACTGACAATGGTCATGTACCTGGGGACTAAGCACAAGTATTTCTGTTATAAACTGGAAATAACAGAGAAAATGCAGGTTGGAGCAGTCAATCACAGCATAACTGAGTCATCTACAGCATGATACAGTCATGAATTGGGCAAATGCTATCCCAAGATGCATCAAGTGAGGCTGAAGAACCTTGGCTTGCTCAGTTTAAAACAACACAGGCAAGAACAATTACAACTTTCCTGGGGTTACAAGTTGAAAGTTTAAGCTATTTAAGCAAAAGAACAAACAGGCACAGACTGgttagaaaacacattttcttgctATCAGAGAGCCAGTACTGTGGAGCAAGCCTTCCTTCAGAATTCAGGCCAAATATCTACATAGGAGTTCGATAAATTCGTATCTTGAATTATGGAGATGTCTGTGGCATTACAGAACTTGATTTTGTGTCCAAGGAGATCCCTTCCAATTCTGTCAAActcctttaaaaagtaatttcagggATGCAACACATACTGCCATGTTTATCACCTTCGGCAATACTTATTCTGCACGCTTCctaaagtttaaaatattattcaaatTATGCTGTAACTATTTTcagctttaaaggaaaattatcCCCTTTTTAATATCATATTAGGAAACCGTAATATTTTACAAGCATATTGATTTCACCACATTCAATACACAGTTCGTTATTTCTGCTTTCACTGCTACTTAAAATTCAGTTCATACATAGAAATTATAccaatttttttctgtcctccccAGGGAGATAACTAATGTATTTGGGGTTTCTTGTGTGTATGCATTGTATGTTATGATCATCATGAAAAACAGGCATCCCTCTAGTTTTGCCAAGAATCCACCGGAATAAATCAGGAGTTTTACCCATATTCTGCTGGTACCACAGGTACTGAGCTATGTTGGCCATCTGAAGGCtggggtggaggtggaggtggttGCTGAGGTCTGTTTAAAGTAGCATGTCGTACAGTGGTGGAAGGTGGTCTGTATTCATGCTCATGGCTTTGGGATGCTGCCATGTACTGTGGACCATCTCCTGTTCCATATGAAGGCATTGCTATCTGCTGATGGAGGGAATGATTCGGAGTAGCAGGATAAGAATAATCTGTAACATCAGATGCATGGGACCTAAAATTAAAGTAAATGGATGCAGAACAACAGATTATGTGAGTGTAACACGGTATTATCTAAATAGCTCACAAGAAAAGCTAAAGAGAACGCAATCAGAATTACTTTTCTTGCAACAGGACTCCCAGATTATCGAGCACCATTCCCTTGTAAGCCCACAGaaagcacaagaacaaatgcaACAAAACCCCATGGTTCAGCTTAACCCGCCTTGAAAATAAATTAGTCTGACAAGTCAGCATAAAAGGACTGAAATtgaatgttttcaatatttcagCATACTAGCTGCATGCAGAATGTCCTCCTATAATGCAGGCTTTTAAGAAGGccaaaaaaattcagagctttgTCCAGAGTTTAGACTTCTTTAGTAGCCAGAAGGAGGCATTTTTTTTGGTCAATGATTTTGACAGTCCTTTGTTTGAAATTGATAATACTTATCAGGCCTGCCTTAAGTTAACAAtggcagcagaaaaaggaaagcaatattGCAAGCACTCGCAATTATgcggaaaaatgtattttaccaAAGCAGAGAAAACCAATTTCGAAAGttagaaaatgctttttattttgttcatataATTAATTTTGCTGGAAAGGCTTAGAGAAACTGGGAAATGTAAATATTAGTTGAGCAGAGAGTTCATAAAGATACAAAGTCTAGGATGCTCTGTCAAATAAGCCCAAGAGAGGGAGCAAAAGGATCTCTTCATCCCATAACTGCAAGCAGTTGTTTTAGTAATGAACAATCGTGCAGCCTGGCTTTTAGTGAACACAGTAAACTGATGCATTATCTGTAAGACTGGAAGCAAGGTAAGCAACAAAAAGCCAGGGCTTTGAGTAAAACAAAATGACAAACCCTTTGGGCATTTTGTCCTCTTTCATGCTTCCTGCCTGTTCCATTTTCTTTGCGTCACTCATGAACTCAAtgcccattttccttctctcccactcttcttttcttgttcttactTTTCTCACATTAATTTGCTGGTTTCTGTTTGGATTCAGCTTGTGTTTCTCTCTCTAAAGTACAATAAGTATAACAAATACATTGTAAATTGCCACAGTCCAGAAACTTGGACATCAATGTTCAATGCCCAAGTCTTACAACTAGCAAACGAGAAGAaacatgagcttttttttttactttagcatTAAAAAAGAACCACAGTATAGCCAAATACACTTCTTTATGACCTTATTTATAAAACTGCTCATGCAGTAGCTGACAGCATAAAAATGTCTCTGAAACCAGTACTTATTTCTGtatgcatggggtttttttaatagcttagACTACCCAAAGGCAAAAACCAGAAAGCCTTCTCTCCACCTCACTACCACTCAACAAAATTAACCCTTCATGCATGTAAAATGCAGATTTCAGGATTCGATCACTGATATTTGGTTCACTGAAATTTAAACTTCTCAGTACATTATAAAATTTGAAGGGATTATATTAAGTACAAGAAATCTGTCATACCACAACATCTATATCCAACATAATGATGCAGCCTAcaatttctgctaaaaaaaacaTCCTACAGGTTGCAATTACTATGGATATCTGCAAACAGTCAAATACATGTTGACATTGCTGGGAGataaaaacaaattacttcaatGTGATTATTTAAAACTTGGCAATCCTGGAAGCAAGGAGTTAAGGCTAGAGAAAGACTCAAAATGTGTGAAACGCAGAACTCATGATGAAAAACCCCACATCTTGCACTTGACAGCTGAACATCAATGCCATTCTATCAGATCAACCTATGGAAAGCATAGTCTTAATGAAACATTACAGACTGACAAAAAGGTGACAACATTTTGCATTAGAAActgtaaaaaacccccaaactggtgATTAAAGGATTTTAGAAGGCATCTGAATAAATTATTGAAACAGTGGTagcaattttctttctattttttgtgTCAATTACAAAATGATCACTCTTCACAAAGACCAAAACACTACATCTACAGAgttatgaaaagattttttttttttaattaataatttaattaatttaattaatctcCAACTGGACAGCGGACTAAAGGTATCAGTCAGCACTTTTGCAGTGGTGGCTGCTTCCTCAGCCTAGCCATTCAACAATTTGAACACTCAATTGTCACACACTTTTTCCAGTAGATTCTATTTATTCCTAACATTACGACCAGCAATTAACcacaacagagaaaataaaatatgtggGAAAATCCTCTACTGAGACcggcttaataaaaaaaaaataaatcagacttcCGTGCACACCAGAAGGTAACTCCCACTGAGCTCAAAGGGAATCTCAGCCAACAAAGATGACTTCTGCTGTGTGTCTCTAAGCAGAGATTTCTGCTATTTCAAGCAATAATGTTGCATCTGGTTTTGTAGCTTGCTTTTTAGACAAATACAATGTCAATAAAGCTGAACTATTCCCCCATTAAAGCATTCTGTTAGAGGCAAAAGTATGCTTGACTGAGTACATCACAAAAATGTTTATTAAGCTATCAGCAGCATAATATA is part of the Accipiter gentilis chromosome 19, bAccGen1.1, whole genome shotgun sequence genome and encodes:
- the WASF3 gene encoding actin-binding protein WASF3; amino-acid sequence: MPLVKRNIEPRHLCRGALPEGITSELECVTNSTLAAIIRQLSSLSKHAEDIFGELFNEANSFYIRANSLQDRIDRLAVKVTQLDSTVEEVSLQDINMKKAFKSSTIQDQQVVSKNSIPNPVADIYNQSDKPPPLNILSPYRDDKKDGLKFYTDPSYFFDLWKEKMLQDTEDKRKEKRRQKEQKRIDGTTREVKKVRKARNRRQEWNMMAYDKELRPDNRLSQSVYHGASSEGSLSPDTRSHASDVTDYSYPATPNHSLHQQIAMPSYGTGDGPQYMAASQSHEHEYRPPSTTVRHATLNRPQQPPPPPPQPSDGQHSSVPVVPAEYGMLPAQMVDYYNPTGPPPPPPPPMIPSAQTAFVSPLQLPVPPSHSGLVTGSTYAATHPPPSSGLVVTAPPPPGPPPPPPGPPATGSSLSSSPMHAAPATEAKRHEPVQPPVSDARSDLLAAIRMGIQLKKVQEQREQEAKREPVGNDVATILSRRIAVEYSDSDDDSEFDENDWSD